Within the Onychostoma macrolepis isolate SWU-2019 chromosome 14, ASM1243209v1, whole genome shotgun sequence genome, the region acaggtaggatgattttacagcaaaataccttattaaaatacacaggtaggatgattttacagcgcaaaataccttattaaaatacacaggtAGGATGATTTTACAGCCCAAAATACCTCATCAGATTGTCCTACCACTATAAAATACACAGGATGATTTTACAGCGCAAAAtaccttattaaaatacacaggtaggatgattttacagcccaaaataccttattaaaatacacaggtaggatgattttacagccaaaaataccttattaaaatacacaggtaggatgattttacagcccaaaataccttattaaaatacacaggtAGGATGATTTTACACCCCAAAAtaccttattaaaatacacaggtaggatgattttacagcccaaaataccttattaaaatacacaggtaggatgattttacagcccaaaataccttattaaaatacacaggtAGGATGATTTTACAGCCCAAAATACCTCATCAGATTGTCCTACCACTATAAAATACACAGGATGATTTTACAGCCCAAAAtaccttattaaaatacacaggtAGGATGATTTTACAGCCCAAAATACCTCATCAGATTGTCCTACCACTATAAAATACACAGGATGATTTTACAGCCCAAAAtaccttattaaaatacacaggtaggatgattttacagcccaaaataccttattaaaatacacaggtaggatgattttacagccccaaataccttattaaaatacacgggtaggatgattttacagcccaaaataccttattaaaatacacgggtaggatgattttacagcccaaaataccttattaaaatacacaggatgattttacagcccaaaataccttattaaaatacacggtaggatgattttacagccccaaataccttattaaaatacacggtaggatgattttacagccccaaataccttattaaaatacacggtaggatgattttacagcccaaaataccttattaaaatacacagctggatgattttacagcccaaaataccttattaaaatacacgggtaggatgattttacagcccaaaataccttattaaaatacacgggtaggatgattttacagcccaaaataccttattaaaatacacgggtaggatgattttacagcccaaaataccttattaaaatacacGGGTAGGATGATTTTACAGCAAAATACCTCATCAGATTGTCCTACCACTATAAAATACACAGGATGATTTTACAGCCCAAAAtaccttattaaaatacacgggtaggatgattttacagcccaaaataccttattaaaatacacgggtaggatgattttacagccccaaataccttattaaaatacacgggtaggatgattttacagccccaaataccttattaaaatacacaggtaggatgattttacagcccaaaataccttattaaaatacacaggtaggatgattttacagcaaaataccttattaaaatacacagctggatgattttacaaaaataccttattaaaatacacGGTAGGATGATTTTACAAAAAtaccttattaaaatacacaggtAGGATAATTTTACAGCAAAAtaccttattaaaatacacaggatgattttacaaaaataccttattaaaatacacaggatgattttacaaaaataccttattaaaatacacaggatgattttacaaaaataccttattaaaatacacaggtAGGATAATTTTACAGCGCAAAATACCTCATCAGATTGTCCCAGTTTTTAAATCTGTAGTTCTTGGACAGATGTTATACAAACTCACCCTAAAAACATatgataatataaatataaatttgaattttattgaattttaaatttgaatatacatTTGAAAGATTAGTTATTGAGATGATGTATAATAATGCAGAACAAGATGAAAAAGAGTGAAATACATTCATTCagtcaaattcattttaaaagttcaaAATCATACAACACAGAggcacataataaaaaatatgcaaatCAACAGCTATTATTAATAGAAATATGTACAAAATAAGACCACATAGTGCTGCAGAATGATCTGATTCAAGTTACGCAGCGCaatattcataaattattttaaagaattaatttgtTCCCCACACATTTTttgcacataaacacatttaggcTATTCTTTTTGAATTTGCAACATTCAAAATGTGCCCATCTATTGCAGCTCTCACactgtacctgaaaataaaatcgATGAATATATTAGTAAATTTGTATATcaatatgtaaaacaatttagaatataaaaatatataaaacttattCTAAACATcaatatgatatattaaatattccatataaaagtataaatatttcaaactttccaattaatgatttttttttttttttttcatctaaagagcaaaaaataaattttaaaagacacttaactacacacacactgaaaaaaaaaaaacagtagtttCATGTTGTTTGTATACCATTTCAATCATGCTTTTGTTGGGATCGTTTTCCAGCATGCTGCAAACCACACAGTACTCCTCCGCATTACCTATAaacaaatttgttaacattaaattgttaaatatgaATTCATTGGGCAATCATGTCAATGTACTACGTCAATATACACACCATGAAAAATACAATCTCAGGTGTGTTCTGAAATGACAATAAATCACTCTTGCATTACTTTCTGTCACTTTCAACTTATTTTCTactctgacttttttcctctaTCGCCTAGATAGCATCTACAGAGGTATACTACATGACATACATTACAGTGGTATTACAGAATTACAACAGCACGCACCTCGACATCTAAGTGTGCAGGCTATTTTCATGCGTGCTGAGCTAACTGCTTCAGACGTAGTCTGAACATGGCTGATCGTTCCTGTCAGCAAGTATTGTTCAGCAAACTGAAACATTAATTGACAGACGGTATTAATCCAATTCATTATAACATTTTCATACCTGAAGCCTCTTTTGTAAATATTGGAACACATACATTCAATACCAAAACTCCACAACTGCTGGAATCCATCTGCTGGTTGTGTTTTAAGGTCTGTAATTGCCACTGGGCTGTTTGCTCATCACACCTTCTCAGTTTTAAAAAATTCCTAGATTTGGTTGAGACATTTAGAATTGAATAGCATCAAAAAATATTCTAAACAAAGATGAAACAGTTCTAACAATGTTACCTCCAGTTCCGCAGAATTTTACGTTCATAAGAACCTTCATTTCCCATTGGGTCGATCAGAAGGAGTGTTTTTTCAGGCATGATGATAATCTAGAATGTAATGTCATGTAatcataaatatgtaatattttttagatCACCAATGGAATAAATAAACCTTTAAATTATTGACCTAAAGCATTAAAGAATGTCTGCATAGGACTTACatgcgcatatatatatatatatatatatatatatatatatatatatatatatatatatatatatatatatatatatatatatatatatatatataaaacttttatttttatgatccCCTTAGTCTATTGACTATAATCAATTTTGCAACTATGtatcaactaactctcattagagtattagtaggctTAGGTTAAGGTTAGAGTTGGAAGAGTAAGttgacatacttgcaaagttgcTTATAGTCAGTATGTCTGTTggggaaccatcaaaataaagtgttagcagatCTTTAGCAGACattctactaatactctaatgactgctagttgacatgtagttgcagagttacttatcaaacagctgtctaaagggtaccatcaaaataatcaaactgatattacaatttaaaaaaagtataagtattataatacattaaaactgttcttaGGAATAATCATGAGATGATACATtttataaggttttttataatgcattatgcattcattatagtAACTTAAGAATacctttataatgtattataaataagggcttcatagaaagtgttaccaaattattttataatataatttcaccTGCAATGTACTTAAAAAATACACACGCACCACAAGAATCCAGTGTGCTCCAACATTCACAGGGCACAGCCAAATGTCCTCAATGGGGAATTTCATCTGTGAAGAGTGTTTAA harbors:
- the LOC131552995 gene encoding uncharacterized protein LOC131552995, with translation MKVWAANISGQVEAVVGPYKLYDSSFYSLQGTEWLSDEVIDAYLHLVIEKQQNHVHQLCAVVASSLFSGQFRCLKKMKFPIEDIWLCPVNVGAHWILVIIIMPEKTLLLIDPMGNEGSYERKILRNWRNFLKLRRCDEQTAQWQLQTLKHNQQMDSSSCGVLVLNFAEQYLLTGTISHVQTTSEAVSSARMKIACTLRCRGNAEEYCVVCSMLENDPNKSMIEMVQCESCNRWAHFECCKFKKNSLNVFMCKKCVGNKLIL